A segment of the Deltaproteobacteria bacterium genome:
CCTCCTGGAAGAAATGGCGCACAAAGGCCTTATTCTCAGGCAGCAGAGTCGCAAAGGAACTGTCAGGTATATGGCTGCCCAATATGTGGTGGGCATCTGGGAGTACCAGGTCGATAAGCTTGACCGCGAGTTGATAAAGGATATGAACGAATACATTCCTGCTCTTTTCGCCGAGGCATGGAAGTTTCCGCAAATGCGCACCATACCGGTGGGCCGAAGTCTATCGGTGCAGCACAAGGTGCTCTCCCACGAGAAGGCTGAAGAGCTGGTACGATCCCAGAAGAGATTTGGTGTACGACCCTGCATCTGCCGTCAGGAGCATGCCATTATGGGCGAAGGTTGCGGCAAGCTCCTGGAGAGCTGCCTGGTTTTCGGCATGGCAGTGGATCATGACCGGGCCCTCAAAGTAGGCAGGGAAATAGACGTCCAGGAAGCTCTCCACATCCTGCAGCAGGCGGATAAAGAAGGTCTGGTGCTCCAGCCTAGCAATTCCAGAGATATAGTCTGGATTTGCTGCTGTTGCGGCTGTTGCTGCCAGATATTGAAAAACATCAAGCGGCACCCTAGACCTGCCAGCCTGGTGAGCACGCCGTTCAGGGCGACTGCAGACAGCGAAACCTGCTCGGGCTGTGGCATCTGCGTGGATCGCTGTCAGATGGAAGCCATAAGCCTCGAGAGTGATACCGTCTTACTCAACAGCGACCGTTGTATAGGCTGCGGCCTCTGCGTCTCCACCTGCCCCACAGG
Coding sequences within it:
- a CDS encoding 4Fe-4S binding protein encodes the protein MIARRAGLSSKEAATLLEEMAHKGLILRQQSRKGTVRYMAAQYVVGIWEYQVDKLDRELIKDMNEYIPALFAEAWKFPQMRTIPVGRSLSVQHKVLSHEKAEELVRSQKRFGVRPCICRQEHAIMGEGCGKLLESCLVFGMAVDHDRALKVGREIDVQEALHILQQADKEGLVLQPSNSRDIVWICCCCGCCCQILKNIKRHPRPASLVSTPFRATADSETCSGCGICVDRCQMEAISLESDTVLLNSDRCIGCGLCVSTCPTGSLTLVRKPSTEQTEIPRDIYQASYKLAKTRGKLRPTSILKMMVRSKIDRLLAPKST